One stretch of Desulfonatronovibrio magnus DNA includes these proteins:
- a CDS encoding type II toxin-antitoxin system HicB family antitoxin translates to MDKYEIIIYWSEEDNIFVAEVPELPGCMAHGSTHDSALNNVKDAMALWIDTAKKM, encoded by the coding sequence AAATATGAAATCATTATATATTGGAGTGAAGAAGATAATATTTTTGTAGCTGAAGTTCCTGAGTTGCCTGGGTGTATGGCGCACGGCTCAACCCATGACAGCGCTTTAAATAATGTAAAAGATGCCATGGCGCTTTGGATTGATACTGCGAAAAAAATGTAA